In one Arachis duranensis cultivar V14167 chromosome 9, aradu.V14167.gnm2.J7QH, whole genome shotgun sequence genomic region, the following are encoded:
- the LOC107465552 gene encoding uncharacterized protein LOC107465552 → MEAETEPKEELATEELKKIKAQEETEILRKLQVNITFAEVLEKKSPHMAYLKTAISDKMALKGDETVILTKKCSTLVQKKVPPKMPDPGSFLIPCTIWTITFEKALCDIGSNTNLKPLFVMKKLGNQGVHSTRISLEMVDKSLKLAYGMVENVLVKVEDLYLPADFMILDTREDKDNSIILGRPFLAIPKALIDVEKGEMILRVWEDHILFKIPNPHSLLDKRGTKKKVPKG, encoded by the exons ATGGAAGCTGAAACCGAACCAAAGGAGGAGCTTGCTACTGAGGAACTAAAGAAGATCAAGGCTCAGGAGGAGACTGAGA TTCTCAGGAAGCTGCAAGTCAATATCACTTTTGCAGAGGTGTTGGAGAAGAAATCCCCCCATATGGCCTATCTGAAAACTGCTATCTCTGACAAGATGGCTCTGAAAGGAGATGAGACTGTGATACTGACTAAGAAATGTAGTACCTTAGTCCAAAAGAAGGTGCCTCCAAAGATGCCAGATCCCGGAAGCTTCCTTATTCCCTGTACTATATGGACCATCACATTTGAGAAGGCATTGTGTGACATTGGCTCCAACACTAATCTTAAGCCTCTCTTTGTAATGAAGAAGCTGGGCAACCAAGGGGTGCATTCCACCAggatctcactagagatggtagatAAGTCCCTGAAACTGGCATATGGCATGGTGGAAAACGTTcttgtaaaggttgaagacctttaccTCCCTGCGGACTTTATGATACTTGACACTAGAGAGGACAAGGACaactccatcatccttggaaggccTTTCCTAGCTATTCCAAAGGCTTTGATTGATGTGGAAAAGGGAGAGATGATTCTGAGGGTTTGGGAAGATCATATCCTGTTCAAGATTCCCAACCCTCACTCTCTCTTAGATAAAAGAGGCACCAAGAAAAAGGTACCCAAGGGCTAg